In Pseudomonadota bacterium, a single window of DNA contains:
- the accD gene encoding acetyl-CoA carboxylase, carboxyltransferase subunit beta produces MGFFKKKEKEIKPYKEIDIQKEIKKAERDESLWIKCSSCQELLYKKEVERNLHVCLKCFYHFPISVENRIALTFDKNTFNELFNKIAPIDFLKFKDTKPYKTRLSETQETTKKSDAMICGKGKINGIDALAAIFDFSFMGGSLGSVVGEKITRILEEGVNQKLPVIVFCASGGARMQEGIMSLMQMSKVSAAIYRLKSEGIPYIVVLTDPTLGGVTASMGMLGDVIIAEPKAMIGFAGPRVIKDTIKEELPLGFQRAEFLLEHGMLDMILPRKELKQGLSRILSLIT; encoded by the coding sequence ATGGGTTTTTTTAAAAAGAAAGAAAAAGAGATAAAACCATATAAAGAAATTGATATACAAAAAGAAATAAAAAAAGCCGAAAGAGATGAATCGCTCTGGATAAAATGCAGCTCCTGTCAGGAACTGCTTTACAAAAAAGAGGTTGAGAGGAATCTGCATGTCTGCCTGAAATGCTTCTATCATTTTCCTATTAGCGTTGAAAACAGGATAGCATTGACCTTTGACAAAAACACCTTTAACGAACTTTTCAATAAAATAGCTCCAATTGATTTTCTTAAATTTAAGGATACAAAACCATATAAGACAAGATTAAGCGAAACACAGGAAACAACTAAAAAAAGCGATGCAATGATATGCGGAAAAGGGAAAATAAACGGAATTGATGCGCTGGCAGCTATTTTCGATTTTTCATTCATGGGCGGCAGCCTTGGTTCCGTTGTCGGCGAAAAAATAACAAGAATACTTGAAGAAGGGGTAAATCAAAAATTACCTGTTATAGTTTTCTGTGCATCAGGTGGTGCGCGTATGCAGGAAGGCATTATGTCACTTATGCAGATGTCAAAAGTATCGGCTGCAATATACAGGTTAAAATCCGAAGGAATTCCCTATATCGTTGTCCTTACAGATCCTACGCTGGGCGGCGTTACTGCAAGTATGGGCATGCTGGGAGACGTCATCATTGCCGAACCGAAAGCAATGATAGGCTTTGCAGGCCCGCGAGTGATAAAAGATACAATTAAAGAGGAATTGCCACTGGGATTTCAGAGGGCTGAATTTCTTCTTGAACATGGAATGCTGGATATGATTCTGCCAAGGAAAGAACTAAAACAGGGATTATCAAGGATACTTTCGTTAATAACATGA
- a CDS encoding bifunctional folylpolyglutamate synthase/dihydrofolate synthase has product MMRYSDTMSYLYGLEKFGMVFGLENIKWLLSLINNPHSRLKTVHIGGTNGKGSVASMLSHILKEAGYTVGKYTSPHLISFNERITVNEKEITDKEVSELTETIRKKAEKENKGKFFTFFDFTTALAFEHFSRKKTDISMIEVGLGGRFDSTNVIDPLISIITNVSYDHTEQLGEDIADIAKEKAGIIKDSTPVVTGAQGTSVQLIEATAKSFNSPVYKLHRDFSYNKTGDQIMSYRGINKSIDNLSINLMGDHQFVNGAISLCAAEVLSSFGFDIKEDSLRKALSCMKWQGRLEVVKKNPTIILDGAHNPDSANVLAEFFKSHYTDKKKMLIFGVMKDKDYRKIIEKIVPFTDTVILTRPATERALPPSEIEGYIKNPFVTEDVRSALIKAKSIADRNSLILVTGSFYTIGEAKAIIDEIF; this is encoded by the coding sequence ATGATGAGATATTCCGATACTATGAGTTACCTTTACGGTCTTGAGAAATTCGGAATGGTATTCGGACTTGAAAATATTAAATGGTTACTCAGCCTTATTAACAATCCTCACTCCCGCCTCAAAACTGTTCATATCGGGGGTACTAACGGCAAAGGCTCTGTTGCAAGTATGTTATCACACATATTAAAAGAAGCAGGATATACAGTAGGCAAGTATACATCACCACATCTTATATCCTTTAACGAAAGAATCACTGTCAATGAGAAAGAGATTACCGACAAGGAAGTTTCAGAGCTGACAGAGACAATAAGGAAAAAGGCTGAAAAAGAAAATAAAGGAAAATTTTTTACCTTCTTTGATTTTACAACAGCCCTTGCATTTGAACATTTTTCCAGAAAAAAAACGGATATCTCCATGATAGAGGTGGGTCTTGGGGGACGTTTTGATTCCACAAATGTGATAGACCCTTTGATAAGTATTATAACCAATGTATCCTATGACCACACGGAACAGCTTGGAGAAGATATTGCCGATATAGCAAAAGAAAAGGCGGGTATAATAAAAGATAGTACACCCGTTGTCACCGGAGCACAGGGCACATCCGTACAGCTAATTGAAGCGACAGCAAAAAGTTTCAACTCTCCGGTATATAAACTCCACAGGGATTTTTCCTATAATAAGACCGGAGATCAGATAATGTCTTACAGGGGCATCAATAAAAGTATTGACAATCTTTCAATTAATCTAATGGGAGACCATCAATTTGTTAATGGGGCAATATCCTTATGCGCCGCTGAAGTATTGTCATCCTTTGGATTCGATATAAAGGAGGATTCCCTTCGTAAGGCACTCTCTTGTATGAAATGGCAAGGCAGACTTGAAGTAGTAAAGAAAAACCCCACCATTATTCTCGACGGTGCGCACAATCCTGACAGCGCAAATGTCCTTGCAGAATTTTTTAAATCTCATTATACAGATAAAAAGAAAATGTTAATTTTCGGCGTTATGAAGGATAAAGATTATAGAAAGATTATTGAAAAAATAGTACCATTTACAGATACAGTTATTCTTACAAGACCGGCAACAGAAAGAGCTCTGCCGCCAAGCGAAATTGAAGGATATATAAAGAATCCTTTTGTCACAGAAGATGTACGGAGCGCTCTTATAAAGGCAAAAAGCATTGCCGATAGAAACAGCCTGATTCTTGTAACCGGTTCATTTTATACAATCGGGGAGGCAAAGGCAATCATTGATGAAATTTTTTAA
- the lptD gene encoding LPS assembly protein LptD, whose translation MKFFKIILLVFIITAPFVVSGKQSDFKSSLTTPIDISAYFLEQDKDQNIYTAKGKVELKEGTRLLNADYVTYNTSTQEIFAEGNVILREGDDTVECSKLHLNLATKMGKIEKGKIFIKRGDFNITGTEIEKIGESTYTIKNGEMTTCEGDRPAWKFTANDVELTVEGYAKTKGTKFQILNQTVFYLPWGIFPVKTERQSGFLIPGITLSSRDGMLIKNSYFWAISKDKDATFDLDYIENRGFKPGAEFRYALKEDLQGSWYASIISDKDYDNTRYQIKGKHEQVIGKDMVFKVNANYVSDIDYLKDFGESIQERSEDMVKSTAYIEKPLTRSLLTFETSYIKDLTQRDNDYTLKYLPFASFFTEYIPIMKDTFYTDVRADYTNFYRERGDTYSRLNFEPSLRLPFSSNGINLLLNGTLYETAYFINSLQNDSKDTKLRQTAKIEADMNVQFFRNYYTETFNLGEMQSLIKPNLKYTFIPNTSFVDIPNIDSSDRYYQTNTLTYSLNHYLNTFTPDGSREISLFEIEQTYGISGGLRPSKLYEGSSGRFSDIKARLTLYPIENFSYGNESIFNTSGIGLKTMRNSLSHKIPDIYTMNLSHSYTNQLTNELYYELAGKYKYFEGKYQIRYSFYDGMWIDTLYQFTYHPKCWATTLTLSQSKRPRDTSVRLSFDLAGITTR comes from the coding sequence ATGAAATTTTTTAAAATTATACTCTTAGTTTTCATTATTACAGCACCTTTTGTCGTTTCAGGAAAACAATCTGATTTCAAGTCCTCTTTAACGACCCCGATAGATATATCAGCTTATTTCCTTGAGCAGGATAAAGATCAGAACATATATACTGCCAAAGGAAAGGTTGAGTTAAAAGAGGGGACAAGGTTGTTAAATGCCGATTATGTTACTTACAATACAAGTACCCAAGAGATATTTGCAGAAGGAAATGTAATTCTTCGTGAAGGAGATGACACAGTTGAGTGCAGTAAGCTGCATTTGAACCTTGCTACTAAAATGGGTAAGATAGAAAAGGGGAAGATATTCATAAAAAGAGGTGATTTTAACATCACCGGCACAGAAATAGAAAAAATAGGCGAGTCAACATACACTATTAAAAACGGTGAAATGACAACCTGTGAAGGAGATAGACCTGCCTGGAAATTTACTGCAAATGATGTAGAACTGACTGTTGAAGGCTACGCCAAAACAAAAGGTACAAAATTTCAAATTTTAAATCAGACTGTCTTTTATTTGCCCTGGGGTATTTTTCCCGTAAAAACGGAAAGACAGTCCGGATTTCTTATACCCGGAATAACATTGTCAAGCAGAGACGGCATGTTAATAAAAAATTCATATTTCTGGGCTATATCCAAGGACAAAGACGCCACGTTTGATCTTGATTATATAGAAAACAGGGGATTCAAGCCTGGCGCTGAATTTAGGTACGCACTCAAGGAAGATTTGCAAGGTTCCTGGTATGCTTCAATTATCAGCGACAAAGATTACGACAATACCAGATATCAGATTAAGGGCAAACACGAGCAGGTTATTGGTAAAGACATGGTTTTTAAGGTAAATGCCAATTATGTTTCCGACATTGATTATCTCAAAGATTTTGGAGAAAGTATTCAGGAAAGAAGTGAGGACATGGTGAAATCAACGGCTTATATTGAAAAACCTTTGACGAGATCTCTTCTCACTTTCGAAACGTCTTACATAAAAGATCTTACGCAAAGAGATAATGATTATACACTTAAATATTTACCCTTTGCATCCTTTTTCACAGAATATATTCCTATTATGAAAGATACATTTTATACTGATGTCCGGGCTGACTATACAAATTTTTACAGGGAAAGAGGTGATACGTATTCAAGGCTAAACTTTGAGCCAAGCTTAAGATTGCCCTTTTCTTCCAACGGCATAAATCTTCTTCTTAACGGTACGCTTTACGAAACAGCTTATTTTATCAACTCCTTACAAAATGACAGCAAAGATACAAAACTTCGCCAGACAGCCAAGATTGAAGCAGACATGAATGTCCAATTTTTCAGAAATTATTATACTGAAACTTTTAACCTTGGCGAAATGCAAAGCCTTATAAAACCAAATTTAAAATATACCTTCATACCGAACACATCTTTTGTTGACATTCCCAACATTGATTCGTCTGACAGATATTATCAGACAAATACTTTAACATATTCACTAAACCACTACCTTAATACCTTCACTCCGGATGGGTCAAGGGAAATATCTCTTTTTGAGATCGAACAGACTTACGGGATTTCCGGGGGATTAAGACCTTCAAAACTTTACGAAGGGTCAAGTGGACGGTTTTCTGATATAAAAGCAAGATTAACTCTCTATCCGATAGAAAATTTTTCTTATGGAAATGAAAGTATATTCAATACAAGCGGCATCGGTCTCAAAACTATGAGGAACTCATTGAGTCATAAAATACCTGACATATATACTATGAATCTTAGTCACAGTTACACAAATCAGTTAACTAATGAACTCTATTACGAATTAGCCGGTAAATATAAATATTTTGAAGGCAAATACCAGATCAGATATTCCTTTTATGACGGCATGTGGATAGATACACTTTACCAATTCACATATCATCCAAAATGCTGGGCAACAACGCTTACCCTGAGCCAGTCAAAAAGGCCAAGGGATACGTCTGTCAGGCTGTCCTTTGACCTGGCAGGCATTACAACAAGATGA
- a CDS encoding sugar phosphate nucleotidyltransferase, producing the protein MKGIILAGGLGTRLQPLTRITNKHLLPIYGKPMIYYPIETLIQAGITDIMIVTGGNNAGDFLKLLGNGMDFGLKHINYTYQEGEGGIAAALSLAEYFADKQKVCVILGDNIIEKNIIKAVMDFKAQKAGAKILLKEVPDPERFGVAQIENNKLINIVEKPRQPKSNLAVIGIYMYDARVFDIVKTLKPSDRGELEITDVNNAYVKENKMTWEMLKGWWTDAGTFESLLRANILVSQTGTNNKDRE; encoded by the coding sequence ATGAAAGGCATTATACTTGCCGGCGGTCTTGGAACAAGGCTGCAACCTCTTACAAGGATTACTAACAAGCACCTATTGCCGATATACGGTAAACCAATGATCTATTATCCCATAGAAACCCTTATTCAGGCCGGCATAACAGATATCATGATAGTAACCGGCGGAAATAATGCAGGAGATTTTTTGAAGCTTCTGGGGAACGGCATGGATTTTGGTTTAAAACATATTAACTACACCTATCAGGAAGGTGAAGGCGGTATTGCAGCAGCTCTGTCTCTTGCAGAATATTTTGCAGACAAACAGAAGGTATGTGTTATTCTTGGAGACAATATTATAGAAAAAAATATAATTAAAGCTGTAATGGATTTCAAGGCACAAAAAGCAGGGGCAAAGATTCTCCTGAAAGAAGTACCCGACCCGGAAAGATTCGGAGTAGCACAGATAGAAAACAACAAGCTCATCAATATTGTAGAAAAACCCAGACAGCCTAAAAGCAATCTTGCAGTCATAGGTATCTATATGTATGATGCACGTGTTTTTGATATAGTAAAGACACTTAAACCATCGGATAGAGGTGAACTTGAGATTACAGATGTAAACAACGCATACGTAAAAGAAAATAAAATGACATGGGAAATGCTCAAGGGGTGGTGGACAGATGCAGGTACATTTGAATCACTACTTCGTGCTAATATACTCGTCTCCCAAACAGGAACAAATAATAAAGACCGTGAATAA
- a CDS encoding dTDP-4-dehydrorhamnose 3,5-epimerase family protein: protein MIKDVIVKQLKYIPDERGRLMEILKCNEEIFTKFGQVYISTTYPYVVKAWHFHKEQDDFIVCIKGMLKLVLYDNRDDSPTNGEINEFFIGEFNPSLVKVPKSVYHGWKCITAEEAIVLNVPTEPYNREKPDEYRIDPHENNIPYNWERKDG from the coding sequence ATGATAAAGGACGTAATTGTAAAACAGCTAAAATATATACCCGATGAGAGAGGCAGGTTGATGGAGATACTCAAATGTAACGAAGAGATTTTCACAAAATTCGGTCAGGTATATATTTCAACCACATATCCTTATGTAGTCAAAGCATGGCATTTTCATAAAGAGCAGGATGATTTTATTGTATGCATAAAGGGTATGCTGAAACTTGTTCTATATGACAACAGAGATGATTCACCCACGAATGGAGAAATCAATGAATTCTTTATCGGTGAGTTCAATCCATCCCTTGTTAAAGTCCCTAAATCGGTTTATCACGGCTGGAAATGCATAACCGCTGAAGAAGCCATTGTATTAAATGTTCCAACAGAACCATATAACAGGGAAAAACCTGACGAGTACAGGATAGACCCTCATGAAAATAATATACCATACAACTGGGAGAGGAAAGATGGATAA
- the rfbB gene encoding dTDP-glucose 4,6-dehydratase: protein MNILVTGGCGFIGSNFIRYMLSTHSYNIINLDKLTYAGNLENLKGIENDKRYTFIKADISSRSDLEKVFEKNIDMVVNFAAESHVDRSIIDPDAFIMTNINGTFNLLEMAKKKEVKKFIQISTDEVYGSLGKEGKFKEDTPLAPNSPYSASKTSADMLAMAYFKTFETPVMITRCSNNYGPYQFPEKLIPLIITNALENIELPVYGDGMNIRDWIHVLDHCAAIDTVLHKGTVGNVYNVGGESEKTNIDIVKLILDILGKPHSLIKYVKDRPGHDRRYAIDQAKIKKELGFQTKNSFEKGMEDTVKWYVENRSWWERIKSGAYLEYYDMMYKNR from the coding sequence ATAAACATACTCGTTACAGGCGGATGCGGTTTTATAGGTAGCAATTTCATCCGCTATATGCTTTCAACGCATTCCTACAACATAATTAACCTTGACAAGCTGACCTATGCCGGTAATCTCGAAAATCTTAAAGGTATAGAGAACGATAAACGGTACACTTTTATAAAGGCCGATATTTCGAGCAGATCAGATCTGGAAAAGGTATTTGAAAAAAATATAGATATGGTTGTCAATTTTGCAGCAGAATCTCATGTGGATAGAAGCATTATAGACCCTGATGCATTTATCATGACAAACATCAACGGCACATTCAATCTCCTTGAAATGGCAAAAAAGAAGGAGGTTAAAAAATTCATACAGATCTCAACAGACGAAGTCTACGGGTCTCTCGGCAAGGAAGGCAAATTCAAGGAAGACACGCCTCTTGCTCCTAACAGCCCCTATTCCGCATCCAAAACATCGGCAGACATGCTTGCAATGGCATATTTTAAAACCTTCGAAACACCTGTAATGATAACAAGATGCTCAAACAACTACGGCCCATACCAGTTTCCTGAAAAATTAATTCCATTGATAATCACAAATGCCCTTGAAAATATCGAACTGCCTGTTTATGGAGACGGTATGAATATAAGGGACTGGATACATGTTTTAGACCATTGCGCAGCCATAGATACGGTATTGCATAAAGGCACAGTCGGAAACGTCTACAATGTTGGCGGTGAAAGCGAAAAAACAAACATTGATATAGTAAAGCTTATTCTGGACATTCTCGGAAAACCTCATTCATTAATAAAATACGTCAAAGACAGACCGGGCCACGACAGGAGATATGCAATAGACCAGGCCAAAATTAAGAAAGAACTGGGCTTTCAAACAAAAAACAGCTTTGAAAAGGGCATGGAAGACACAGTAAAATGGTACGTAGAAAACAGGTCATGGTGGGAGCGGATTAAAAGCGGGGCATACCTGGAATATTATGACATGATGTATAAGAACAGATGA
- the rfbD gene encoding dTDP-4-dehydrorhamnose reductase, with amino-acid sequence MKIIILGGKGLVGKNISPHFSTCHEIITVDIEEWDITNIEKSEEFIRQYTPDAIINLAAVTNVDGCEDNVELARKVNGEAPGFIAEICEKYHAKLIHLSTDYIFNGKKNTPYIEEDAPDPQSVYGITKLTGERNIMRKNPSSLIIRAEWVYGDGGENFITKIKKIADEKGMVEVVNDQRGAPTYAKDLALPLKTLIENGNSGIYHIANSGSCTWFEFAKEIFSQLQTEIEVKPITSTQLNRKAKRPSYSVYDCSKLQKDTGIVMRSWQTALKEYLG; translated from the coding sequence ATGAAAATTATTATCCTCGGGGGTAAAGGTTTAGTAGGAAAAAATATTTCACCGCATTTCAGTACCTGCCATGAAATTATTACCGTAGATATTGAAGAATGGGATATTACAAATATTGAAAAAAGTGAAGAATTTATACGGCAATATACACCGGATGCAATTATAAACCTTGCGGCAGTTACAAATGTTGACGGCTGTGAAGATAATGTTGAACTCGCCCGGAAAGTAAACGGAGAAGCCCCTGGATTTATCGCAGAAATCTGTGAAAAATATCATGCTAAACTTATTCACTTAAGCACTGATTACATATTTAACGGCAAAAAGAATACGCCTTACATTGAAGAAGATGCTCCTGATCCGCAGTCAGTATACGGTATTACAAAACTCACCGGCGAAAGAAACATAATGAGGAAAAATCCATCGTCCCTCATAATAAGAGCCGAATGGGTATACGGAGACGGCGGAGAAAACTTTATAACAAAAATCAAAAAAATAGCAGACGAAAAAGGCATGGTCGAGGTGGTTAACGACCAAAGAGGCGCACCTACATACGCAAAAGACCTGGCCTTACCGTTAAAAACTCTCATCGAGAATGGAAATTCTGGGATTTATCATATTGCAAACAGCGGCTCATGCACATGGTTTGAATTTGCCAAAGAAATTTTCTCACAGCTTCAAACGGAAATAGAGGTTAAACCGATTACATCCACCCAGCTAAACAGAAAAGCAAAAAGACCGTCATATTCAGTATACGATTGTTCAAAACTTCAGAAAGACACCGGCATTGTAATGAGAAGCTGGCAGACAGCCCTTAAAGAGTACCTGGGCTGA